The Flavobacterium jumunjinense genome includes a region encoding these proteins:
- a CDS encoding ATP-binding cassette domain-containing protein, translated as MNSITLDKVLPQYFIPKTVDNPNTIWNKKTVFEKGNCYLIIAPSGSGKSTLATSILGNHFQYEGAIYYDTTKVASLSIEQIVNYRKSNIQLLFQDVRLINDLTIRKNILLRTFSKLNNQIEENINSYAETLGITKLLDKKAKNCSYGERQRAAILRSLINPTDFLIYDECFSHLDQENKEIAFQLIQKVAQENKSALLFFELNDFAFEHELKILNL; from the coding sequence ATGAATAGTATCACTTTAGATAAAGTTTTACCACAATATTTTATTCCAAAAACAGTAGACAATCCAAATACAATTTGGAATAAAAAAACAGTTTTTGAAAAGGGCAATTGTTATTTAATAATTGCCCCTTCAGGAAGTGGAAAATCGACTTTAGCAACTTCTATTTTAGGAAATCATTTTCAATATGAAGGCGCAATTTATTATGACACTACAAAAGTAGCATCACTTTCTATAGAACAAATTGTAAATTATCGAAAGTCAAATATTCAATTACTTTTTCAAGATGTTCGTCTTATTAATGATTTGACTATTAGGAAAAACATATTGTTACGCACATTTTCAAAATTGAATAATCAAATTGAAGAGAATATAAACAGTTATGCTGAAACATTAGGAATTACTAAATTATTAGATAAAAAAGCAAAAAACTGTTCTTATGGAGAAAGACAAAGAGCTGCGATTCTTAGAAGTTTAATTAATCCAACAGATTTTCTAATTTATGATGAGTGTTTCAGTCATTTAGATCAAGAAAATAAAGAAATTGCTTTCCAATTAATTCAAAAAGTAGCACAAGAAAACAAGAGTGCTTTATTATTTTTTGAATTGAATGATTTTGCCTTCGAACACGAATTAAAAATACTTAACCTATAA
- a CDS encoding nucleoside-diphosphate kinase: MATNRTFTMIKPDAVQNGHIGGILNMITEGGFRIVSMKLTQLTVADAQKFYEVHSERPFYGELVEFMSRGPIVAAILEKDNAVEDFRALIGATNPADASEGTIRKKYATSIGENAVHGSDSDENAAIEGAFHFAGREQF; encoded by the coding sequence ATGGCAACGAATAGAACTTTTACAATGATTAAACCTGATGCAGTTCAGAACGGACACATCGGTGGGATTTTAAATATGATTACTGAAGGAGGTTTCAGAATTGTTTCAATGAAATTGACTCAATTGACAGTAGCAGATGCTCAAAAATTTTATGAAGTACATTCAGAAAGACCATTTTATGGTGAGTTAGTTGAATTTATGTCAAGAGGTCCTATTGTGGCTGCGATCTTGGAAAAAGATAATGCTGTTGAAGATTTTAGAGCTTTAATTGGTGCTACTAATCCTGCAGATGCTTCTGAAGGAACTATTCGTAAAAAATATGCTACTTCTATTGGAGAAAATGCTGTACATGGTTCTGATTCAGATGAAAATGCAGCTATTGAAGGAGCTTTTCACTTTGCAGGAAGAGAGCAATTCTAA
- a CDS encoding DUF2589 domain-containing protein yields the protein MANLVAELNSLDFSVYIGGPLQAAVQAQNAASMAQVNFIQSVGFEDDPASTPNAPLPKKLRYVDFEYNKSVPNPHFGKDKQTLLDEGFTDAQATTIVLDINNKFLENNVIIKVPFLTTLTLPALRIEEVIIDFNAKLTSTETSNVSDEFAASAELGINYKVVNFKASASYKRTSNSGSTVEKTYNMGVHVKAVNDEIPAGLDRVLTMLEDSIASVNG from the coding sequence ATGGCAAATTTAGTAGCAGAATTAAACAGTTTAGACTTTAGTGTCTATATTGGCGGACCACTACAAGCAGCTGTTCAAGCACAAAACGCAGCCTCTATGGCACAAGTTAATTTCATTCAATCTGTAGGTTTTGAAGACGATCCTGCATCAACACCAAACGCTCCTTTACCAAAAAAATTGAGATATGTAGATTTTGAATACAATAAATCTGTACCTAATCCACATTTTGGAAAAGACAAACAAACCTTATTAGATGAAGGTTTTACAGATGCGCAGGCAACTACAATTGTTTTAGATATAAATAATAAATTTCTAGAAAACAATGTGATTATTAAAGTACCTTTTTTAACGACATTAACACTTCCAGCACTTCGAATTGAAGAAGTTATTATCGATTTCAATGCCAAATTAACATCTACAGAAACTTCTAATGTTTCAGATGAATTTGCGGCATCTGCTGAATTAGGAATTAATTACAAAGTAGTGAATTTTAAAGCATCTGCATCTTACAAAAGAACATCAAACAGTGGATCTACTGTTGAAAAAACATACAATATGGGTGTTCATGTAAAAGCGGTAAATGATGAAATTCCAGCAGGACTTGATAGAGTATTAACAATGCTTGAAGATAGTATTGCAAGTGTAAACGGATAA
- a CDS encoding sensor histidine kinase, protein MGKTEIIVTIILFNLFFILFIVGIIAFIKQYKVKKNEHEVNLLNKEREHQRELLATQLEIQTQTMQYIGREIHDNIGQKLTLASLYTQQLAYENKAPQVNESIENISTIINDSLSELRQLSKSLTDDSIEKSTIRELLEKECQKVHELRKCNVLFVCNTTINSASYQTKSIVLRITQEFIQNSIKHAKCDTITVTLERNESKYVLVLLDDGKGFNIHETKSNGIGLLNMKKRAEMIGGKYYLESNPTIGTKLTIEIPL, encoded by the coding sequence ATGGGGAAAACCGAAATTATAGTTACTATTATTCTTTTTAACTTATTTTTTATTTTATTCATTGTTGGTATCATCGCTTTTATCAAACAATATAAAGTAAAAAAGAACGAACATGAAGTGAATCTATTAAATAAGGAGAGGGAACATCAAAGAGAATTGTTAGCTACGCAATTAGAGATTCAAACCCAAACAATGCAATATATTGGTAGAGAAATTCACGATAATATTGGTCAGAAGTTAACTTTAGCGAGTTTATATACGCAACAATTAGCCTATGAAAACAAAGCTCCTCAAGTGAATGAAAGTATTGAAAATATTAGTACAATTATTAATGATTCGCTATCTGAATTAAGGCAACTGTCTAAGTCTTTAACAGATGATAGTATTGAAAAAAGTACCATTCGAGAGTTATTAGAGAAAGAATGTCAGAAAGTACACGAATTAAGAAAATGTAATGTTCTTTTTGTATGTAACACTACAATAAATAGTGCTTCCTATCAGACAAAAAGTATTGTATTACGAATTACACAAGAGTTTATACAAAATAGTATTAAGCACGCTAAATGCGATACTATTACGGTTACATTGGAAAGAAATGAGAGCAAATATGTATTGGTTTTATTAGATGATGGTAAAGGATTTAATATACATGAAACAAAATCAAATGGTATTGGCTTACTTAATATGAAAAAAAGAGCAGAAATGATTGGTGGAAAATACTACTTGGAAAGTAACCCAACAATAGGAACAAAATTAACGATAGAAATACCTTTATAA
- a CDS encoding DUF4836 family protein has protein sequence MKKIYSALVVLLLMIITISCNNNNNQEILKITSDSTLSLTKLNLESLNDKLPKDELEKENNLDKFSKKEKEQIKLLINAKDNGINIGKSLYIMIDEVKRDYVISAIFWLDNEKKFQENFSKITDSKIVINTKKNLVYADNNVIGAIKGDMIVLSQFSNHKSLMNSFSVEKKKEIDTQFYTDFWNRKAIENTIKIDQINKSLVHSADVSTWLNIEGAISSATNGYIETLAINRLLIDAGLSMNLNFEKGKVVLNTNTYLNEDLRKLVEKHYDGKKINYDILENVSVDNATTYALGYFSLDFIKHFVKEAGFESTVNNYLEFKDLTFDELASTFTGDYAFINNKATEDKNATNQNLYSLMKSQQNSVFVLGINGKKSNKVIDIIKKELSASNGGHIFTNDNLLVFSTEEENLKLLKSNEKADNDNLEKVSNVNSYSWTSGEEFNKDLDKSEMKFKVENIISTSKMDNGNFATEFTITIDKDSDNIIHYLMGYE, from the coding sequence ATGAAAAAAATCTATTCTGCTTTAGTGGTTCTACTACTAATGATCATTACTATTTCTTGTAATAACAATAATAACCAAGAGATCTTAAAAATAACATCTGACAGCACTTTATCGCTTACAAAATTAAACCTAGAAAGTTTAAACGATAAACTACCAAAAGATGAGTTAGAAAAAGAAAATAACTTAGACAAATTTTCTAAAAAAGAGAAAGAACAAATTAAACTATTAATCAACGCAAAAGATAATGGTATTAATATAGGAAAATCATTGTATATAATGATTGACGAAGTGAAAAGAGATTACGTTATTTCTGCCATTTTTTGGTTAGATAACGAAAAAAAATTTCAAGAAAATTTTTCTAAAATAACCGATTCTAAAATTGTTATTAACACAAAGAAAAATCTAGTCTATGCAGACAATAATGTTATTGGTGCAATAAAAGGAGACATGATTGTCCTTTCTCAATTTTCAAATCATAAGTCATTAATGAATAGTTTTTCAGTTGAAAAAAAGAAAGAAATTGACACTCAATTCTATACTGATTTTTGGAATAGAAAAGCAATTGAAAACACTATTAAAATTGATCAGATAAACAAATCATTAGTACATAGTGCAGATGTTTCTACTTGGTTAAATATTGAAGGGGCTATTTCTTCTGCTACAAATGGCTACATTGAAACTTTAGCTATAAATAGATTACTTATTGATGCTGGTCTTTCTATGAACTTAAATTTTGAAAAAGGGAAAGTAGTTCTAAACACAAATACCTATTTGAATGAAGATTTACGCAAACTAGTTGAAAAACACTACGACGGAAAGAAAATAAACTATGACATTTTAGAAAACGTAAGTGTAGACAATGCAACTACTTATGCATTAGGCTATTTTAGTCTTGATTTTATTAAACATTTTGTAAAAGAAGCTGGTTTTGAATCTACTGTAAACAATTATTTAGAGTTTAAAGATTTAACTTTTGATGAACTTGCATCAACCTTTACAGGTGATTATGCTTTTATTAATAATAAAGCAACTGAAGATAAAAATGCAACGAATCAAAATTTATATTCTTTAATGAAAAGTCAACAAAACTCTGTTTTTGTTTTAGGTATCAATGGTAAAAAATCGAACAAAGTAATTGATATTATCAAAAAAGAGCTTTCTGCATCAAATGGTGGTCATATTTTTACGAATGATAATCTCCTTGTATTTTCTACTGAAGAAGAAAATCTAAAACTATTAAAAAGTAATGAAAAGGCAGATAATGATAATTTAGAAAAAGTATCTAATGTGAATTCTTATTCTTGGACAAGCGGTGAAGAATTTAATAAGGACTTAGATAAGAGTGAAATGAAATTTAAAGTAGAAAACATAATTTCTACTTCAAAGATGGATAATGGTAATTTCGCTACAGAATTTACAATTACTATCGATAAAGATTCCGACAACATAATACATTATTTAATGGGATATGAATAG
- a CDS encoding AEC family transporter: MDNIILLFLCLLVGVLLQFIKTLPKNMHVSLNQFVIYVSLPALALFYIPKIEISTALLFPLGIAWLGFGLSFIFFYTLGKYLGWSKKLTGCLILTAGLGNTSFVGFPVIEALYGSKGLETAIIVDQPGSFVVMATLGIITATLFSRETLDAKGIVSKILFFPPFIAFFIALLLNLLQSDFHLLLQNVFLRIGNTVTPVALIAVGLQLKIERKSKHWNFLTLGLFFKLMITPLFFFILYKKIFNTNGLMIDVSIMEAAMAPMITGTILASTYGLKPKLSSMMVGIGIPVSFLTLAFWYWFIG; encoded by the coding sequence ATGGACAATATTATTTTATTATTTCTCTGTTTATTGGTTGGTGTTTTACTTCAATTCATTAAAACTCTTCCAAAAAACATGCATGTTTCATTAAATCAATTTGTAATTTATGTATCCTTACCTGCTTTAGCCTTATTTTATATACCAAAAATAGAAATTTCAACTGCCTTGTTATTTCCGCTTGGAATTGCCTGGTTAGGCTTTGGGCTGTCATTTATTTTTTTCTACACCTTAGGAAAATACTTAGGTTGGTCTAAAAAACTTACAGGATGCCTAATCTTAACTGCCGGATTAGGCAATACATCTTTTGTCGGTTTTCCAGTAATTGAAGCTCTATATGGCAGCAAAGGACTAGAGACAGCAATAATTGTAGATCAACCTGGCTCGTTTGTAGTCATGGCCACATTAGGAATTATAACAGCTACTCTATTTTCTAGAGAAACACTAGATGCAAAAGGAATTGTTTCCAAAATTCTTTTTTTTCCTCCATTCATTGCCTTTTTTATTGCGCTTTTACTAAATCTATTGCAATCAGATTTTCATCTATTATTGCAAAATGTATTTCTTAGAATTGGAAACACAGTTACACCTGTTGCATTAATAGCAGTTGGCTTACAGTTAAAAATTGAACGAAAAAGTAAACATTGGAATTTTCTAACCTTAGGATTATTTTTCAAACTTATGATAACTCCACTTTTCTTTTTTATACTTTATAAAAAAATATTTAACACCAATGGCTTAATGATCGATGTTTCTATTATGGAAGCCGCAATGGCACCAATGATTACTGGCACAATACTAGCTTCTACTTATGGACTAAAACCAAAATTAAGTAGTATGATGGTTGGAATAGGAATTCCTGTATCATTCTTAACACTAGCATTTTGGTATTGGTTTATTGGATAA
- a CDS encoding response regulator transcription factor has protein sequence MKNSIVIVDDHVLIANALSSIISNFEQFEVLYVCENGLELQNKFKQDEAIPGIVLLDISMPVMDGFETAKWLKSDYPNVLVMALSMQDDEQSLIKMIKNGAKGYMLKNVHPKELENALLKILKNGQFFPEWATSKVLSTLNDDYTGFSNGIKISDREKEFLKYTVTEMNYKEISEKMFCSPRTVENYRDSLFEKLELKTRVGLAVYAIKNGYDV, from the coding sequence ATGAAAAACTCAATTGTGATTGTAGACGATCATGTTTTAATAGCCAATGCACTAAGTAGTATTATATCTAATTTTGAACAATTTGAAGTTTTGTATGTATGTGAAAATGGTTTAGAATTGCAAAATAAATTCAAACAAGATGAAGCGATACCAGGTATTGTTTTACTTGATATTAGTATGCCTGTAATGGATGGATTTGAAACTGCAAAATGGCTAAAAAGTGATTATCCGAATGTGTTGGTTATGGCTTTAAGTATGCAAGATGACGAGCAAAGTTTAATCAAAATGATAAAAAACGGAGCAAAGGGTTATATGTTGAAGAATGTGCATCCGAAAGAACTAGAAAATGCCTTGCTTAAAATTCTAAAGAATGGACAGTTTTTTCCAGAATGGGCAACAAGTAAAGTACTTTCTACATTGAATGATGATTATACTGGGTTTTCCAATGGAATTAAAATTTCTGACAGAGAAAAAGAGTTTTTAAAATATACGGTTACCGAAATGAACTATAAAGAAATTAGTGAGAAAATGTTTTGTAGTCCAAGAACGGTAGAAAATTACAGAGATAGTTTGTTTGAAAAACTGGAATTAAAAACAAGAGTAGGACTTGCAGTTTATGCTATTAAAAACGGATATGATGTATAA
- a CDS encoding FAD-binding oxidoreductase: MQINTELLTELYTIVGEKYVYTDLETRHNYGHDETEDYNFPPNILVKPATVEEIAAIMKIANKNKIPVTPIGARTGLSGGALSLYGGIGLSMERFNKIINIDEKNLQVVTEPGVITQVLKDNVAEKGLFYPVDPSSMGSCFIGGNIAENSGGARAVKYGVTKDYVLNLEVVLPTGEIIWTGANTLKNSTGYNLTQLMVGSEGTLGIITKIVLKLLPLSNHNILMLVPFYKSDEACEAVSAIFRAGIIPSALEFIERDAIDWTMKYVPEVNVIIKDEIQAHLLIEVDGNYPDILFQEAEKIMSVVEQFEIDEVLFADTEEQKNALWKLRRAVGEAVKSNSIYKEEDTVVPRYELPNLLKGVKEIGRKYGFTTICYGHAGDGNLHINIVKGNMTDTNWITEVPKGITEIFKLTVALKGTLSGEHGIGYVQKNYMPIAFNQIELNLMKGIKQLFDPNLILNPGKILPDNL; the protein is encoded by the coding sequence ATGCAAATTAACACCGAATTACTTACCGAACTATACACTATTGTAGGAGAAAAATATGTTTACACAGATCTTGAAACAAGACATAATTATGGACATGATGAAACAGAAGACTATAACTTTCCACCTAATATCTTAGTCAAACCAGCTACAGTTGAAGAAATAGCAGCTATAATGAAAATAGCCAACAAAAACAAAATACCAGTAACACCAATAGGTGCAAGAACAGGTCTTAGTGGCGGAGCATTAAGCCTTTATGGAGGAATTGGACTATCAATGGAGCGTTTCAACAAAATAATTAATATAGATGAAAAAAATCTTCAAGTAGTAACAGAGCCTGGTGTAATAACCCAAGTTTTAAAAGATAATGTTGCTGAAAAAGGACTTTTTTACCCTGTAGACCCAAGTAGCATGGGAAGTTGCTTCATTGGAGGCAATATTGCTGAAAATTCTGGAGGAGCAAGAGCCGTTAAATACGGAGTAACCAAAGATTATGTTTTAAATTTAGAAGTAGTACTTCCTACAGGAGAAATAATTTGGACAGGTGCAAATACATTAAAAAATTCTACAGGATACAATCTTACACAATTAATGGTTGGAAGTGAAGGAACACTGGGTATAATTACAAAAATTGTATTAAAGTTACTTCCTTTAAGCAATCACAATATATTAATGCTAGTCCCTTTTTATAAATCTGACGAAGCATGTGAAGCTGTTTCCGCAATTTTTAGAGCAGGAATTATTCCTAGCGCTTTAGAATTTATTGAGCGAGATGCTATAGACTGGACAATGAAATATGTTCCTGAAGTAAATGTCATAATAAAGGACGAAATTCAAGCACATCTATTAATTGAAGTAGATGGTAATTATCCAGATATTTTATTTCAAGAAGCAGAAAAAATAATGAGTGTAGTAGAACAATTTGAAATAGATGAAGTATTATTTGCTGACACTGAAGAACAAAAAAATGCATTATGGAAACTACGTAGAGCTGTTGGAGAAGCTGTTAAATCAAATTCAATTTACAAAGAAGAAGACACAGTTGTACCAAGATACGAACTACCTAATCTACTAAAAGGAGTTAAAGAAATCGGAAGAAAATATGGTTTTACAACTATTTGTTACGGCCATGCTGGTGACGGAAACTTACACATTAATATAGTTAAAGGTAATATGACTGATACAAACTGGATAACTGAAGTTCCAAAAGGCATAACTGAAATTTTCAAATTAACAGTAGCTCTAAAAGGAACATTATCTGGCGAACACGGTATTGGTTACGTTCAAAAAAACTATATGCCTATCGCTTTCAATCAAATAGAATTAAATTTAATGAAAGGAATTAAACAACTATTTGATCCTAATTTAATTTTAAATCCCGGAAAAATCCTTCCTGATAATTTATAA
- a CDS encoding MATE family efflux transporter, whose amino-acid sequence MTLSVYFKEFSYNLKLAYPIILGMLGHTIVGIVDNIMVGRLGSTELAAVSLGNSFVFIAMSLGIGFSTAITPLVAEADGKSDIAKGRSAFHHGLYLCSILGVILFGIIYFSKPLITFMGQPENVVELAKPYLDIVAFSLIPLIIFQAYKQFADGMSETKYSMWATILGNLVNVLLNYLLIYGIWIFPELGIVGAAIGTIVSRFVMLGYMHYMMNLKKKFHPYFKDFSLKEIKREVNIKIIKLGTPSAMQMFFEVALFTGAIWLSGRLGTTSQAANQIALSLASFTFMFAMGLSVAAMIRVGNQKGLEDFKKLRLVAFSIFLLAIILEIIFALIFVVFHEYFPLQFIKTVDDLGNPILENIEVVKIAAQLLLVAAVFQISDGIQVVVLGALRGLQDVKIPMYMTFVSYWVIGFPISIYLGLYTSYAAAGIWIGLLAGLSAAAILLFFRFNYLTKKLIADNNQ is encoded by the coding sequence ATGACTTTATCTGTCTATTTTAAAGAGTTTTCATATAACTTAAAACTAGCCTATCCAATCATTTTGGGTATGTTAGGTCATACCATCGTAGGTATTGTTGACAACATTATGGTAGGAAGACTTGGTTCAACCGAATTAGCAGCTGTTTCTCTAGGAAATAGTTTTGTCTTCATTGCCATGTCTTTAGGTATTGGTTTTTCAACAGCAATTACACCTTTAGTTGCAGAAGCAGATGGAAAAAGTGATATTGCTAAAGGAAGAAGTGCCTTTCATCATGGACTATATTTATGTAGTATTCTAGGAGTTATTTTGTTTGGGATTATTTATTTTTCTAAACCATTAATAACTTTTATGGGACAACCTGAAAATGTAGTAGAATTAGCAAAACCCTATTTAGATATTGTTGCTTTTTCATTAATTCCTTTAATCATTTTTCAAGCCTATAAACAGTTTGCAGACGGAATGAGTGAAACTAAATATTCTATGTGGGCAACTATTTTAGGAAACTTAGTGAATGTATTATTAAATTACTTACTGATTTATGGTATTTGGATATTTCCAGAGTTGGGTATTGTTGGTGCAGCCATTGGAACCATAGTTTCACGTTTTGTAATGTTAGGCTATATGCACTATATGATGAATTTAAAAAAGAAATTCCATCCTTATTTCAAAGACTTTTCGCTAAAAGAGATAAAACGCGAAGTCAATATAAAAATTATCAAACTAGGAACTCCTTCTGCCATGCAAATGTTTTTTGAAGTTGCCTTGTTTACTGGTGCTATTTGGCTATCAGGACGATTAGGGACAACGAGTCAAGCAGCTAATCAAATTGCTTTAAGTTTAGCTTCTTTTACCTTCATGTTTGCCATGGGATTAAGTGTTGCGGCTATGATTCGTGTTGGAAATCAAAAAGGATTAGAAGATTTCAAAAAATTACGTTTGGTTGCCTTTTCAATTTTCTTATTGGCTATCATTTTAGAAATAATTTTTGCCTTAATTTTTGTGGTTTTCCATGAATATTTTCCATTACAATTTATTAAAACTGTTGATGACTTAGGAAATCCAATTTTAGAAAATATTGAAGTGGTTAAAATTGCCGCACAATTATTATTAGTGGCTGCGGTCTTTCAAATTTCCGATGGTATTCAAGTCGTTGTTTTAGGGGCATTGCGCGGTTTGCAAGATGTTAAAATTCCAATGTATATGACATTTGTTTCTTATTGGGTAATTGGTTTCCCAATTTCTATTTATCTAGGACTATATACATCCTATGCTGCAGCAGGAATCTGGATAGGATTATTAGCTGGTTTGTCTGCCGCTGCAATTTTATTGTTTTTCCGTTTTAACTATTTAACAAAAAAGTTAATTGCAGATAATAACCAATAA
- the meaB gene encoding methylmalonyl Co-A mutase-associated GTPase MeaB: METQENKSALSEINGINQPDSVSRVVANNILQFRRKQPSAKELVLAIANGDKIALSRAITLIESTNISHLEKANEVIQGCLPYANKSVRMGITGVPGVGKSTFIEAFGKHLTSLGKKVAVLAVDPSSSISHGSILGDKTRMEELVKDENAFIRPSASGDSLGGVARKTREAIILCEACGFDTIIIETVGVGQSETAVHSMVDFFLLLKIAGAGDELQGIKRGIMEMADTIVINKADGDNIAKAKLAKSEFNRALHLFPAKKSGWIPKVTTCSAVYGDGIDTVWKIISDYFEMVKTNSYFQAKRQDQNQFWMMETINEQLKSNFYNHPEIVLLLESNKKAVQNNEVSPFAAAQILLETFFKK, translated from the coding sequence TTGGAAACTCAAGAAAATAAATCTGCTTTATCTGAAATCAATGGAATTAACCAACCTGATTCGGTTAGTCGTGTTGTTGCAAACAATATTCTACAATTTAGAAGAAAACAGCCTTCTGCTAAAGAATTAGTTTTAGCTATTGCTAATGGTGATAAAATTGCATTAAGCAGAGCTATTACATTAATAGAAAGTACAAATATTTCTCACTTAGAAAAAGCTAATGAAGTTATTCAAGGTTGTTTGCCTTATGCTAATAAATCAGTTAGAATGGGAATTACAGGAGTTCCTGGTGTTGGAAAAAGTACTTTTATAGAAGCTTTTGGTAAGCATTTAACTTCATTAGGGAAAAAAGTAGCTGTTTTAGCTGTTGATCCTAGTTCATCTATAAGTCATGGTAGTATTTTAGGTGATAAAACTAGAATGGAGGAATTAGTTAAAGATGAAAATGCTTTTATTCGTCCTAGTGCTTCTGGCGATAGTTTAGGTGGAGTTGCAAGGAAAACGAGAGAAGCTATCATTCTTTGTGAAGCTTGTGGTTTTGATACTATTATTATAGAAACTGTTGGTGTAGGGCAAAGTGAAACTGCTGTTCATAGTATGGTTGATTTTTTCTTATTACTTAAAATTGCTGGTGCAGGTGATGAATTGCAAGGTATAAAAAGAGGTATTATGGAAATGGCTGATACAATAGTAATCAATAAAGCTGATGGTGATAATATTGCTAAAGCTAAGTTAGCCAAATCCGAATTTAATAGAGCCCTACATTTATTTCCAGCGAAAAAAAGTGGTTGGATACCTAAGGTAACTACATGTAGTGCTGTTTATGGTGATGGTATTGATACTGTTTGGAAGATTATTTCAGACTATTTCGAAATGGTGAAGACGAATAGTTATTTTCAAGCGAAACGACAAGATCAAAATCAATTTTGGATGATGGAAACGATTAATGAACAGTTGAAGTCTAATTTCTACAATCATCCTGAAATTGTATTACTTTTAGAATCTAATAAAAAAGCGGTACAAAACAACGAAGTTTCTCCTTTTGCAGCCGCTCAAATATTATTGGAAACGTTTTTTAAAAAATAA
- a CDS encoding FtsX-like permease family protein → MKQLFKSLFLYVGLFLSFILVLSCLQLYVNANSLLGSKSSDSNYWITISKTITPDNIGRKELIGFNSKDIKELKTWKEVKAIHPIVSNDFRVSADGGDFIPFYTDMYLEAVDDEAIDIKDLSDFKVEDNTIPIIISREYLNLYNYGFALNQGLPQITEDFAKRIEVNINITLKDKNLKYRGRLVGLSDRIHSVLVPKKFLDSINASQGLSKSKDTIFTRVLVNVNDATDQDLIAKMSKKGYESNQESLRSAKIKGKLFLVLRVIGIIGLFIFLLCVFMIINYIKMQFLEQQEAISIKYCLGYSPREMVKKVSIKFGIIVAILISISLLFLSIGQYYLSQSDIANGLLSPFLTPLLFTLMLIIPIIIYFIVNELIYKWLIKSWKF, encoded by the coding sequence ATGAAACAACTATTTAAATCATTGTTTTTGTATGTAGGGTTATTCCTTTCTTTCATTTTAGTATTAAGTTGTCTACAACTCTATGTTAATGCAAATTCATTACTAGGATCAAAAAGTAGCGATTCCAATTATTGGATTACTATTTCGAAAACGATTACTCCAGATAATATTGGACGAAAAGAACTTATTGGTTTCAACTCAAAAGACATTAAAGAGCTCAAAACCTGGAAAGAAGTTAAAGCTATTCATCCAATTGTTTCAAATGATTTTAGAGTTTCTGCTGATGGTGGTGATTTTATTCCATTTTATACCGACATGTATCTTGAAGCTGTTGATGACGAAGCAATTGATATTAAAGACCTTTCCGATTTTAAAGTAGAAGACAATACAATTCCTATTATTATCTCTAGAGAATATCTCAATTTATACAACTATGGATTTGCTTTAAATCAGGGTTTACCACAAATTACAGAAGACTTTGCCAAAAGAATTGAAGTTAACATCAATATCACGCTAAAGGACAAGAATCTAAAATATAGAGGACGATTAGTTGGTTTGTCAGATAGAATTCATTCGGTTTTAGTGCCCAAAAAATTTTTAGACTCAATAAATGCTAGTCAAGGCTTATCAAAAAGCAAAGATACTATATTTACAAGAGTTTTAGTGAATGTAAACGACGCTACAGATCAGGATTTAATTGCAAAAATGAGCAAAAAAGGATATGAATCTAATCAGGAATCATTACGTTCTGCAAAGATTAAAGGAAAACTTTTCTTAGTCCTACGCGTTATTGGAATTATTGGTTTGTTTATTTTCTTACTTTGCGTTTTCATGATAATCAATTATATAAAAATGCAATTTTTAGAGCAACAAGAAGCAATATCTATCAAATATTGCTTAGGTTATTCTCCAAGAGAAATGGTTAAAAAAGTAAGTATTAAGTTCGGAATTATAGTAGCAATTTTAATTTCAATTTCTCTATTATTCTTGTCAATTGGACAATATTATTTGAGCCAATCAGACATTGCAAACGGACTATTATCACCTTTTTTAACACCGCTTTTATTTACATTAATGCTTATTATTCCAATCATAATTTATTTTATAGTAAACGAATTAATATACAAATGGTTAATAAAATCATGGAAATTTTAA